In a single window of the Elaeis guineensis isolate ETL-2024a chromosome 6, EG11, whole genome shotgun sequence genome:
- the LOC105046832 gene encoding nuclear transcription factor Y subunit C-3 encodes MDNPGQGQPPVTDAVHIPYIDMPYQDNQMMGSNVPISSSQLTTAASQVQLAQHQLFYQRIQKQQLQQLDQTLRMFWASQYQEILATTDFKNHSLPLARIKKIMKADEDVRMIAAEAPVLFARACEMFILELTYRSWAQTEDNKRRTLHKNDIAGAITRTDVFDFLVDVVPREDLKEEVNANDSLAHYYASPQVGSLGMIMNKPGVDQDLLYAQMPQPYVPQQFWEQQQTIQQQQPQHQEQQPGEDLL; translated from the coding sequence ATGGATAATCCTGGGCAGGGGCAACCACCAGTCACAGATGCGGTCCACATACCTTATATTGACATGCCATACCAAGATAACCAAATGATGGGCAGTAATGTACCAATCTCGTCCAGCCAGTTAACAACTGCTGCTTCTCAGGTGCAGCTAGCCCAGCACCAACTCTTTTATCAACGCATCCAAAAGCAGCAGCTGCAGCAACTAGACCAGACACTCCGGATGTTCTgggcaagtcaatatcaggagaTCTTGGCAACCACAGATTTCAAGAACCATAGCCTTCCATTGGCCAGGATTAAGAAGATCATGAAGGCAGACGAGGATGTGAGGATGATAGCAGCAGAGGCCCCTGTGCTGTTTGCGAGGGCATGCGAGATGTTCATCCTGGAGCTGACTTACCGTTCATGGGCTCAAACAGAGGACAACAAGCGAAGAACACTGCATAAAAATGATATTGCTGGGGCAATTACAAGAACAGATGTCTTTGATTTTTTGGTGGATGTTGTGCCAAGAGAGGATCTCAAGGAAGAAGTGAATGCTAATGACTCTCTTGCACATTATTATGCATCTCCTCAGGTTGGGAGTCTGGGAATGATCATGAATAAACCTGGGGTGGATCAGGACTTGCTGTATGCCCAAATGCCTCAACCTTACGTGCCTCAGCAATTCTGGGAGCAGCAGCAGACAATTCAGCAGCAACAGCCTCAACATCAGGAGCAGCAGCCTGGTGAGGATTTGTTATAG